A segment of the Etheostoma spectabile isolate EspeVRDwgs_2016 unplaced genomic scaffold, UIUC_Espe_1.0 scaffold00007395, whole genome shotgun sequence genome:
tttgaatcctacttatagaatagggattactttgtgtcaataggtaattatacatctgaacgtacaaatatgacgtgtggagttccccaaggttccattctggggcctcttctgtttaacatctacatgctcccactggcccagattatggagaacaacaaaataggttaccatagttatgcgaacgacaaacaaatttacataaccttatcgccaggggactatagtccagtacaaaaactgactaagtgcatcgaacaaattaacgactggatgtgccagaactttctgaaattaaatgaaggaaaaactgaggtggttgtttttggattttggataAGGTGatttgaattttaacagccacattaagacaattacaaagtcagcctactatcaccttaagaatatatcaagggttaaacacacacacacacacacacacacacacggagacacacacacacacagacacacacacacacacacacacccacagacacacacacacacagagacacacacacatacacacacccacaaatcAGTTATTGTACAACAACTGTGGGAAAGAGTGTGTTTACTTCATGTCTTTAATTGAAACTTCTTCATCATGagggagcccccccccccactgagaGGGTGTGTGGACTTCTGGAGAAACCAGACCTGTTAACGACTGAGGGTGTTGTGGGTCTGCTGCCTTTTCTGTTCCAttccccctcctttcccctgtgtgtctgtgtttgctgTCCACCACTTGAGGGCGTCCTAGAGGGACAAGGTCTACCAGCTCAGCTGCACCACATCACCATCATCTGTCTACCAGCAcagctgcgtctcatcaccatcaccaccactgcagtatttatacccgggctgaccacctcttcagcgccagttcgttacatactcccaagtggtaactaggccagtcacTTAGTGTTCGTTGCTCTACTAAGCTTACTATTtgactaactttgttttttcGTTCCGTCACAGATTCTGTGTTCCATCACCACTCTGTGCAGCTTTCCCGGACTGGATTACCACTTACACCTTCACCATCTCCCGTCccttggtttttgtgtgtgttttgtggattaaacctttttgttaccttttcctgttggtcctgtgttgttctgtgttcgGGTCTGAGTGAAACCCTAACAGAGGGAGTTCttatgaagacacacacacacacacacacacactcacgcacactctctcacacacacacacacacacaatcacacacacacacacacacacacacaccacacacacacacacacacaaacacaatcacacacacacacacacacagagacacacacacacacacacacacatacagacgcacacacacacacacacacacacacacacatacagatgcacacacacacacacacaagcacacacacacacacattgtatttATTAGCTGTGAAGACCACATGAGTGTTCCCTGTCTTTTCCTCCTCTAGGGCCCTCAGCTGTGCATGAAGAATATAAATATGATGTTGTACcgaactaaaattaaaaagctAATTTTGTTTATTGTAACAGTGTGGTCAAATAAACAATgtctaaaccaggggtcttcaacgttttccaggccaaggacccccaaactgatggcgagatggagcggggaccccctaattatatatattgtataaaatggtgttatatcaaactggtcctatagtgccatgtgtaaatgtaccttgttattgtgcattcaatactaagatactcaaataatacacaggttcatatattcatgtttttattttaaacatgtgcgAGGCCCAGTGAGTAGGGCGGCCATGCCACTGCCTTTTATAAACATAACTCAATAAACTGATACCTGCCAAGATCAACAATGTCTGTCAATTGCATGTAATCATGCATAAAAGCTATTCAAATGGACattgttaaaacataaatgtgaaaaggaaaataagtgATGCTTGTTAGTGCCACTGGCATGCATAAACATACCTGTTATATTGCATACAATACAGAACTATTAACATAACTGACAGATtcacagtgtgttgaattcatgttaatgtgtatttaaagacatttcaattagtggaaaagattgcaggggggggggaatatcaaccaaaactttcgcgacccccatgcagtacctccgcggaccccctaggggtcgcggaccccctgttgaagacccctggtctaagtCTTATGAAGGTGTTGACACCAACAGCTCACACACCTGATTCCCATCAACAACCAGTCCAGTAAAGTCTTGTTCCTGGGAGGGGCCCAGCAGCAAGACCGTAGGCACTGCTACTTATTTAGGAATTTTCTACTTTTCTATTGTTCCTTTGATTGCTGCTGTTTATCATACCAACTGCTGTCATTActatgaatcatatttctgtatcagtgtctctgtgtcccacccacacacgggggggggggggggggggggggtgttcccTTCTATAGAAACCAGAGTGCAAAGTCCCATGATGCTGTGGGGCCCGTGGTGGATGAGATGTGGTTCTGCCTGTATAGAGCGACCTTATTGGTCAATAAAGTTTAAGGTTGCGTTTCCACTAAAtggttattgtgtgtgtgtgtgtgtgtgtgtgtgtgtgtgtgtctgtgtgtctgtgtgtgtgtgtgtgtgtgtgtgtgtgtgtgtgtctgtgtgtgtgtgtgtgtgtgtgtgtgtgtgtgtctgtgtgtgtctgtgtgtgtgtgtgtgtgtgtgtgtgtgtgtctgtgtgtgtggtgtgtgtgtgtgtggtgtgtgtgtgtgtgtgtgtgtgtgtgtgtgtgtgtgtctgtgtgtgtgtgtgtgtgtgtgtgtgtgtgtgtgttgggggtgggggggctgagGGGGGCTTATACACTGTCCCATACTAGCAGCCTAAAATCTGctatttatcttctttttatatgtttgtgtgtttttaacatcTCTTCAGTGTTTAATCTCTtctgctgcactgtaacttttattattttaatctttaacGTGAATCCCTTTGAgtcgccctgttgctgaaatatgctgcacagataaagctgccttgccttgctttaAGGAAGAAGTTTGTATTTTAACTATTCATGCAGAGCAGAAGTTCTGCTGAAGTCCAGAAATCACAGCTGACGTTTTACTCTCCAGTCTGTCTATTAACATGTTAGACACTTAACatcatatacattatatataatacgtattacatatatatacatatgatgatcaatcttttatttttatgtaatgaGATCAGATTTGAGTTGAAGCAGCGTTGAGTTCCACTAGTCAGTgtgcagagagaagagaagcaaCACTGCAGGGTGTCATGGTGGACATTTATTGGGTTTAAGGACATGGGAGCAATACAAATGACTTGAAAGCTCTAGTCTTGGTACAATCCACCAAATATCTCCATCTCTCAGCGGTAAGACATTTAAAATCAATGTTCCATCATTTCAGAATGAAGAAGCAGATTTTAACAAGTATGTTACTGGTGAGACTGGTTCTGGGATCAGTTTCTAAAAAGGTTCCAGGGGGTCGTCTTTGGTCATGTTCTCCTTCACCTGTtgcattgtgtctgtgtgtgtctgtttgtgtgtgtgtgtgtgtgtgtgtgtgtgtgtgtgtgtgtgtgtgtgtgtctgtgtgtgtctgttggtgtgtgtgtgtgtgtgtgtgtgtgtgtgtgtgtgtgtgtgtgtgtcgtgtgtgtgtgtgtgtgtggtgtgtggtgtgtgtggttgtgtgtgtgtgtgtcctaatgGCCCCTAATATTGAACAGTTggaaagtgagaatagtgcagagagtagataatctgtcggtgtctggctagattatttttttaaatgtcccgtttgttccggacacacactccgcattCTGGTCTGCTAACAACGCAGGGatcgaccaatcagcagtctgcaggtccACGTCACCTtctggtatcgcctcagctcgctacACTGCactacataaagtacctggtagcaggtcccagggactatatgtagtactacataaagtacctggtagcaggtcccagggacttagTACTACAAACAGGTCCTTTATGCAAAAGAAGTTTTTTCAATTAAAGACAAGAAGTAAACACACTCTCCCACAGTTGTTGCACAATAactgatttgtttgtgtgtgattgtgtgtgtgtgtgtgtgtgtgtgtcttcataaGAACTCCCTCAGTCGTTAACAGGTCTGGATTCTCCAGAAGTGAACACACCCTCTCAGTGGGGGGGGCTCCCTCATGATGAAGAAGTTTCAATTAAAGACAAGAAGTAAACACACTCTTTCCCACAGTTGTTGTACAATAACTgatttgtgggtgtgtgtctgtgtgtgtatgtctgtgtgtgtctgcgtgtgtgtgtctgtttgtctgtgtatatgtgtgtgtgtgagtctccgtgtgtgtgtctgtgtgtgttacccCGTCCCCAGGGAGTGTCCCCAGATGTGCGTCTTGTCGTCCAGACGCTGTTTCAGCCAAtagtacacacaacacacacaacacacacaacacacaacatacactgAGAACAAACTGAATACATACCGTTACTTTGTGTATACAGTGAGTCTAATAAGTATTTAACAAGTTCTCCACTTAGAAACcatggagggtctgatgtccttgtaggtgcatgtccactgtgagagacatgtccactgtgagagacatgtccactgtgagagacatgtccactgtgagagacataatctaaaaaaacatccagaaatcacaatgtaggatttattaactatttatttgtatgatacagctgtaaataagtatttaacacctgtctatcagctagaattctgtccctcaaagacctgttagtctgtcttcataatgtccctcaaagacctgttagtctgtcttcataatgtccctcaaagacctgttagtctgtcttcatgtccctcaaagacctgttagtctgtcttcatgtCCCTCagagacctgttagtctgtcttcatgtCCCTCagagacctgttagtctgtcttcataatgtccctcaaagacctgttagtctgtcttcatgtccctcaaagacctgttagtctgtcttcataatgtccctcaaagacctgttagtctgtcttcataatgtccctcaaagacctgttagtctgtcttcataatgtccccccccccccactccatttattatcctaaattagatgcacctgtttgaggacgttagctgcataaagacacctgtcccccccatccaatcagtaagaatccaactactaacatggccgagaccagagagctgtccaaagacactagagactaaaCTGTCcccctccacaaggctggacaggactacggggacatgtccaagaccagagagctgtccaaagacaccaGAGACCTCCACCAGGGTGTTGAAGTCCTGCCAAGAACCCCACCAGTCATTAGCAGGTTCGGTTTCTATAGAAgtgaacaccccccccccgcgTGTGggtgggacacagagacactgatacagaatATGATTCATAGTAATGACAGCAGTTGGTATGATAAACAGCAGCAATCATAGGAACAATAGAAAAGTAGAAAATTCCTAAATAAGTAGCAGTGCCTACGGTCTTGCTGCTGGGCCCCTCCCaggaacagtgtgtgtgtgtgtgtgtggtgtgtgtgtgtgtgtgcgtgtgtgtgtgtgtgtgtgtgtgtgggtgtgtgtgtgtgtgtgtgggtgtgtgtgtgtgtgtgtgtgtgtgtgttttgggtgcttgaacagatagatagatatttattgatcccaaaaacatgagaaattacagtgttacagcagcacacaaaatatacatacatacaatatacatgaaataataataataataataataataataataacaaaatataagaataaaatataagaacaaatatttaaatatatacaagatgggaaaaaaaacaaaacaaaatgtgcaactgtttaactttgctaaaatataaatgaactTTGTGCTAAATGAAGACGTGTGCTTTCCCTCGCTGATGGTGGAAGACTCTTCCAGAAGCTCCCTCCCTGATAGGACTCACTCCCTGATAGGACTCACTCCCTGATAGGACTCACTCCCTGATAGGACTCACTCCCTGATAGGACTCACTCCCTGATAGGACTCCCTCCCTGATAGGACTCCCTCCCTGATAGGACTCCCTCCCTGATAGGACTCCCTCCCTGATAGGACTCCCTCCCTGATAGGACTCCCTCCCTGATAGGACTCACTCCCTGATAGGACTCACTCCCTGATAGGACACAACGTTCTGGTAAAGGCGCTTCGCCTAAACGCCGAGTCGCAGTCACCTCTCCTAGTGGCTCTAGTCACTCGAGTCCCGGCAACACAATAAAATCTCTCAATGGTGGAGGCGCCAAACCATGTATAACCTTATAGATTAGACAGGCTGATTTAAATCATTTGAAATTAGCAAAATATAAAAGcttatatttatctaaaatttGGCCATGGTGATACGATGAAGGTTTCTTGTCTAATATTTTCAATGCTCTTTTGTAGCCTACTTTGACTGGCTCAATAGCAGCGTGACTCGTATAGGACCAACTTGTGATACATATACTTGTGAtatacttctacttctactacttatatatctttaaggtcctacaaccatttttaacattcaagtgacctcactgcaaccccaatattccaataacccagtttgtcctgaaaaaaatgatgttcatatcttacaagttattataaaataaatcagacggaCAATGAATTGTAAacatggcctcagggcccagagggttTAAGTCGTGCCAAGAACACCTTCAGTCTCCATCAGGGTCGGGTCCCAGTGAACACGCCCTTCCTGACGGTTGTTGCACAATAACTGATTTTtctatcgggggggggggggggggggtagtctCTATAAAGCCAAGCACCTGTGATGAGCAGCTGAGACACCTACCAGCCGGCTGACaaccttgctctctctctctctctctctctctctctctctctctggtaaCATGGCAGACAAGCAGGTTCCCGGAGGATACGGCCCGACAGAGGACGCCAATCAGGAGATTCAGGAGCACTGTGATCAGGTGAGCTGCTGGCTACCTGCCCCCCCCGTCTGATTTAACCTGAACTCACATCCCATTTATTCCCTCCATGCACAGGTGAAGCACCAAGTGGAGAAGGACACAGGAGAGAGTTATCTGGAATTCAAAGCGATAAAATACCGGAGGCAAACTGTGAAGGGAACTAACTTCCTGATCAAGGTAAACACACGTCTCAATGGATGGACTGTTACTGACAGGCAGGGGaggtctgtgtttctgtgtgtgtctatgtgtgtgtgtctgtgtgtctgtgtgtgtgtgtctgtgagtgtgtgtgtctgtgtgtgtgtagacgtCTAATCCTCCTCCTGTTATTCCAGGTCCATGTTGGAGGACCGGACTACGTTCATCTGATCGTCTTCCGGGAACTCGGAGGAAAGGTTTCTCTGACTAAAGTCCAGGATCATCAGACCAAAGACAGCCCCctccaacatttttaactgatcacacacacacacacacacaaacacacacacagatacacacacacacacacacacacacagacacagagatacacacacacacacacacacacacacacacacacacagatacacacacacacacacacagacacacacacagtgtgactATCTGAGTTTCTCTGTGTACCTTCTGTGGTATTTGAATACTTCAGTCTCATGTTAACTTCTTCATTCTGAGatgtttgatgatgatgattttaaatttattaaCGCTGAGAGATGAAGATATTTGGTGGAATGCGTTAACATTAAAGTTCCcataatatgaaaaataaatctctttttctgggatttggggttattttgtgtctctggtgcttacacacacacacacacacacacacacacacacacacaccatggtgTTTTTTACCACACGTTTAACTAACACTAAACAGGGGGacactgtgattggctgtccccGTCTAGACTCAGCGTTAACCCCGGCACCCTCAGATGTTTTTATAACTCCGTGTCTGGGTTTATCTTCTATAATAACTTATAAAACATCAACGCTGGTGTCTCCAGTCAGGACACCAACGTCATGTCTTCAGGACAGACTGGACTGTTAGAACATCTGGACTAGGTCAGGTCCCTGGATGGTAAAATGGTTGGAGGACCGCAaagacaaattaataaataaaacatgaatcttccagatatgaattgatatcacagacagagacacacagaaacacacacagagacacagagacacacacagaaacacacacagagacacagagacacagagacacacagacacacacagagcaggacCAGCTGAGCCAGTCTCTCTAAAACCCGTCTCATTTGTCCTGGGAGTCCCCTTGGGAAGACATAATCATCAGAACttatacagatgacaaaatacattttctaaaaaagaaagtccagacgcttctgtcctcatgacatttacttattccaataataacataataatatcatatttattgatattacacccacagcaatgctacacaaacatttgtgtCTGAACAGTTCTCCTTTATGTTTGGAGTcatccagtgcaaaaataaacattataaatatgataaatattataaatatcttTAATACATGTAAGCCCCATCTCCAAACAGATGAACGGTAACAGAACATCTTTGTCCCTCGGATGAGGACAGACGGCCTCATACGGGCCTAATGTGTGACACACCGGCCTTCCATTGgttaacaaagacaaaaacaagcgTCTCCCAAAGCATCATGGGAAACAAAATGGATGGTTAGCATCAGAGCCAGCGGTGATCCATAATTCACAAGttatggacatcaagtggatcaatcttggatgtaagattttggatttattgttcaaaaaccacaaaaaggcacgagttccaggctggatagaaaacctcCTGTAGGGGCTACAAAGACCCCACAGACACCACAGACCCCACAGACCCCACAGACCCCACAGACCCCACAGACACCACAGACCCCACAGACCCCACAGACCCCACAGACCCCACAGACACCACAGACCCCACAGACCCCACAGACCCCACAGACACCACAGACCCCACAGACCCCACAGACACCACAGACCCCACAGACCCCACAGACTCCACAGACCCCacagatccccccccccttgacGGTTAGCTTTTAGCTGGAAAAGACGGTAAGTTTCTAGCTCTTATGGCtgtaaaatgattgaaatatgaATCGAAGATGCCGTTTCTTGTCGTATATCAAACTTAAGAGTGCAACACCGTGAAGTGGCAACGCGGAACACGCGGCAACAGGAAAAACTGTGATAAGCTGCACGAGGAATGTAACCCGTTTCTATGCCACGCCACACAGACCCGTTACCACCAGCAGACTGCAGCAGAGACCAGGATAACAGGAGGACAGCAAGCTGGTTAATGacactaaatgtaaatgtatttatatataaagcgcttttacatcatacaggatctattcaccatcacacacattcatacactgtggccgaggctgctcattagaaacacactcactcacacacacattcacactccgatgcgcagcatcgggggcaactcggggttcagtctcctgcccaaggacacttcgaaatgggactgcagggccagggattgaaccaccaaccttccgattggcaggcacccgctctacccctgagccacagccgcccccccAGTTAACAACTAACAGtcagaaacatgtcaaagtgtcACCAAGGCCAAATTCAGGGCTGGTGCATGATTCAGCATTGATTGGCTTAACGGCCTTGGACACATGGGAGACTGATGTTTACGTTGGCAGTGACCTTAAAAACCCTCCCCCTCTTCCTTCTGTAGACTCGGGGCTTTCTGATCCCTCCCTCCGACAGAGATCACTCCCACCTGAAGAGAAAGGGAAACAGAAGAGATGGATGAGTGTTTTCATCAGCGGTCCGTCAGGGATGCAGCAGGACCAAGAAGAGCAGCCTGCCTCCTTCAGCTCTCATGGTGACGTTGAAGCTCACAGACCTGCACAGGGTTTGGGCATTGAGTCTGAGTCTGCAGGTTTCAATGAAGtacaaagtggaaaaaaactGCTGAAAAGCCTCAAATCACCAGGGTTTCCCCAATGTCCTGCCAGCCTGGCGGCCCACTGGGCCTGAGTAACCCCCACCAGGCCTAAGCCTCtagcaattatttttattttattttgaagagaTTTTCTTAAAGAGTTACAGTGGGGCGGCTTGACctagtcatattttcaaatcgCCAGTTAGTTTTTAAGCACTGACTTAAAGCATTGACCCGATTCTCGTTTTTGGGTCAAAAGGCCTTTTGACTGGAAGAGCTAGGGGCTGGTTCTATGAAAGAAGATCCTGTGATTTTCAGGCTACAGTCAGACTGATCAGACTGATAAAGATAAACTGATCATTAGTGTTGAAATGAGAGCTCAACCACTTTGAGATCAGATGTAATGTCTCTGGAGATGTGACGCTGTCAGCTGTAATcaagatgtactgtatatgtatcctgcagacacaaacacaacagtcATCTTCACATCAACTCAAACACATGATCTGATTGGTTGACTGTTCTCTCTCAGTTACCATTTTCCTCTCACAGCTTCACTGTGAAGGTTACAGCTTTACAGGAAATACTGGGTCTCTGCTTTGATACTAACTGTTTAGTTCAATTCTGCTGAAACCAGCACGGACTGACTCCACCTCTCTACTGACCTCACAGTCTCCAGTCTGCAGTCTGGACTCTCCTTCAGATCACACAGCAGCTTCCCGTCTGAATCCTTCAGGCTGTTGtcactcaggtccagctctctcaggtgggaggggttggacttcagCGCTGAGGCCAGAGCAGCACAGCTGGTCTCCGTCAAACTGCAGCCAATCAATCTGAATAAAGAATTAATGATGTAACTTTAGAATACAGAGTTCCTGCTTGCAGTCATTTAGTCTTTAATAATCTGTTCAGAGAAGTAAGTTTACAAGTTTAACAGTTGGAGTCTCCATCCACTTAAACATAACAGACTGCAGCTTGGATTAATATTGACGTTATAggttgatcatttatttatgttgcaAAACTTCAGAAAAATCTACATTGTTTTGCTTTATCAATGTGTAATATTCACGTTGTGACAAAAATAAcagtttgaaaaaatatattgacTTGCAAATTAGGCCCAACGGTGCCTCGCACGAAGTGTAAGGAACCTGTTGGTTTTGCAAATGGAACCAAAGATTTGGATTTTAACAACCGAATGTGCCTCTCCAAGTCATTGGGGTCCTCACAGCTGTTCCTGGTGCTCTGCTCGGGCTGTGTGCAACATTTGAAGTGAACTTCCTGGGCATCCGGCCAGGACGtgctgggagggggggggggccttcaTCGCTGCTGGCAGCTTtaatttgctgttttattttgtagtccctctgtttatttaaatttatttttaaatttattttatttatttgattaggacaatgcacattaatgaacatttctgtaattggccagtgttagccaattggctatatttcaactgtagtcctacctaggatgcatgtcttttatttatCATGAGtcctgtcttgttttacttcctgcctggtgtgttttCCTGTGATTGTCTGCCCGGCCCTAATTCATTTCACCTAGAGCTCTTAACCTCAGAACGGTGTGCACCGTTTCACTACGGATTCTTGGTTGAAGGACATGCATCCCCGGAACAATGTGTGCAACGGGCTTTGAGATTTGTGGGTTTGTCTTTTGTTCATTGGCTCAGCTGATagccaatcagcagagatgtgTCTGTAAACTCGTGGTAATAAAAA
Coding sequences within it:
- the LOC116678449 gene encoding cystatin-A encodes the protein MADKQVPGGYGPTEDANQEIQEHCDQVKHQVEKDTGESYLEFKAIKYRRQTVKGTNFLIKVHVGGPDYVHLIVFRELGGKVSLTKVQDHQTKDSPLQHF